One Trichoplusia ni isolate ovarian cell line Hi5 chromosome 6, tn1, whole genome shotgun sequence DNA segment encodes these proteins:
- the LOC113495157 gene encoding leucine-rich repeat extensin-like protein 6 isoform X2, which produces MSVNRYFSEYTCIVSAQSPLAPASFSPAAVSPEPPPAPPPPMAPPAPPAPAHAAPPAPHTMMGDEDMMGEAWSGSVRRPPRSPSPLLPAI; this is translated from the exons ATGTCAGTTAATAGGTATTTTTCTGAATATACTTGTATTGTCTCAGCGCAATCGCCACTAGCCCCAGCATCGTTCTCGCCCGCGGCCGTGTCACCGgagccgccgcccgcgccgcccccGCCGATGGCTCCTCCCGCCCCCCCAGCGCCCGCACACGCCGCGCCTCCTGCGCCTCACACGATGATG GGAGACGAGGATATGATGGGGGAGGCGTGGAGCGGCAGCGTGCGGCGGCCGCCGCGCTCACCGAGTCCGCTGCTGCCCGCTATCTGA
- the LOC113495157 gene encoding WASH complex subunit 3-like isoform X1, which produces MSVNRYFSEYTCIVSAQSPLAPASFSPAAVSPEPPPAPPPPMAPPAPPAPAHAAPPAPHTMMSWEVEECDAESMSSARVQGDEDMMGEAWSGSVRRPPRSPSPLLPAI; this is translated from the exons ATGTCAGTTAATAGGTATTTTTCTGAATATACTTGTATTGTCTCAGCGCAATCGCCACTAGCCCCAGCATCGTTCTCGCCCGCGGCCGTGTCACCGgagccgccgcccgcgccgcccccGCCGATGGCTCCTCCCGCCCCCCCAGCGCCCGCACACGCCGCGCCTCCTGCGCCTCACACGATGATG AGTTGGGAAGTTGAGGAGTGTGATGCTGAGAGTATGTCGAGTGCGCGTGTGCAGGGAGACGAGGATATGATGGGGGAGGCGTGGAGCGGCAGCGTGCGGCGGCCGCCGCGCTCACCGAGTCCGCTGCTGCCCGCTATCTGA